In Zea mays cultivar B73 chromosome 7, Zm-B73-REFERENCE-NAM-5.0, whole genome shotgun sequence, the following proteins share a genomic window:
- the LOC100273689 gene encoding uncharacterized protein LOC100273689 encodes MPVPEDTDTEFSFIELPDHVGTIDLLSSCNGLLLFGCTEEGSESYHSLGYVVCNPATKQWAAVPSSGWVVKQGEEREEEFESTFLFFDPSVPSRFLLIQFWHDEDAALDLVGDKGVHVYSSETGEWSNRSSEWKQFARGGEWGDRYGVMITSWLGSSFLNGMLHFFVQRMCEGDVLVVAIDGEGSVRRTIRWPLHMFSQPVFIGQSQGRLRCVSERRGLRRRQDEAQSHRVTPSYIDIDVLPEDHDEPEESQITMFAIRADDYEVVAVHPHGDLVYFVHRGNGDLIEYDMGGSYPEDEQVLRLCNLGHNFRAVTPYVPCFSMSSALHTNEELFDV; translated from the coding sequence ATGCCTGTCCCAGAAGACACGGACACAGAATTTTCCTTCATAGAGTTGCCGGACCACGTCGGCACCATCGATCTCTTGAGTTCATGCAACGGGCTTCTCCTGTTCGGGTGCACAGAGGAGGGTTCAGAGAGCTACCACTCGCTGGGCTACGTCGTTTGCAACCCGGCCACCAAGCAGTGGGCGGCggtgcccagctccggctgggttGTTAAGCAGGGAGAAGAGCGCGAGGAGGAGTTCGAGAGCACGTTCCTGTTCTTCGACCCGTCCGTGCCCTCGCGCTTCCTCCTGATCCAGTTCTggcacgacgaggacgccgctctCGACCTCGTCGGAGACAAAGGCGTGCACGTCTACTCCTCCGAGACCGGGGAATGGAGCAACCGGTCGAGTGAGTGGAAGCAGTTCGCAAGGGGAGGTGAGTGGGGCGATAGGTACGGAGTCATGATAACATCCTGGTTGGGCAGTTCCTTCCTGAACGGCATGCTGCATTTCTTCGTCCAACGGATGTGTGAAGGCGACGTGCTCGTGGTCGCCATTGACGGGGAAGGGAGCGTACGCAGGACCATCCGCTGGCCACTGCACATGTTTAGCCAGCCTGTTTTTATCGGCCAGTCGCAAGGGCGCCTGCGTTGCGTCAGTGAGCGTCGTGGACTACGACGACGACAGGATGAAGCCCAGAGTCACAGAGTAACACCGTCGTACATTGACATTGACGTCCTTCCGGAGGACCACGACGAGCCTGAGGAGTCGCAGATAACGATGTTCGCCATCAGGGCCGATGACTACGAAGTGGTCGCCGTTCATCCGCATGGGGATTTGGTCTACTTCGTCCACCGCGGGAACGGGGATCTCATAGAGTACGACATGGGTGGCAGCTACCCAGAGGATGAACAGGTTTTGCGCCTCTGCAATCTCGGGCACAATTTCAGAGCTGTAACTCCCTACGTCCCCTGTTTCTCCATGTCGTCTGCACTCCACACAAACGAGGAATTATTTGATGTCTAG